The Desmonostoc muscorum LEGE 12446 genome includes a region encoding these proteins:
- a CDS encoding ABC transporter ATP-binding protein, which translates to MTILTGKINRSQPASEPKPLILETQGLTRHFGKLTAVNNLSISVEQGEVFGLLGPNGAGKSTVIKMLTTLLPISAGRATLAGYDVTRQSDAVRRAIGYVPQALSADGSLTGYENLLIFAKLYEIPTKRRDRCIYEILEYMGLQDAAKRLVRTYSGGMIRKLEIAQSILHQPQILFLDEPTVGLDPIARTQVWQLVQQLCADYGTTIFLTTHFLEEADSLCDRVVIMQQGQVVTTGAPSDLKASLGKANATLDDVFIHYTGDQLTSGVNYRDTARTRRTAQRLG; encoded by the coding sequence GTGACAATACTTACGGGAAAAATCAATCGATCGCAACCAGCTAGCGAGCCAAAACCACTGATTTTGGAAACTCAGGGACTGACGCGCCATTTTGGCAAGTTAACTGCTGTTAATAACCTGAGCATATCTGTGGAGCAAGGTGAAGTATTTGGGCTGCTCGGACCGAATGGGGCAGGCAAAAGTACAGTAATTAAAATGTTGACAACCTTACTGCCTATCAGTGCAGGGAGAGCAACCTTAGCTGGCTACGATGTGACTCGGCAATCCGATGCTGTCAGACGCGCTATCGGTTATGTACCCCAGGCGCTGTCTGCTGATGGTAGCCTCACGGGTTACGAAAATCTGTTAATCTTTGCCAAGCTTTATGAAATACCGACAAAAAGACGCGATCGCTGCATCTATGAGATTCTAGAGTACATGGGTTTGCAAGATGCTGCCAAGCGCTTGGTACGAACCTACTCTGGTGGGATGATCCGCAAGCTGGAAATTGCCCAATCGATTTTGCATCAACCCCAAATTTTATTTCTGGATGAGCCGACTGTCGGACTAGATCCCATCGCCCGCACTCAAGTATGGCAACTTGTGCAACAACTTTGTGCCGATTACGGCACAACTATATTTTTAACAACCCACTTTTTAGAAGAAGCAGACAGTCTCTGTGACCGAGTGGTGATTATGCAACAAGGCCAAGTTGTGACCACAGGCGCACCAAGCGACTTAAAAGCCTCCTTGGGGAAAGCAAACGCAACTTTGGATGATGTCTTTATTCACTACACAGGCGACCAATTAACATCAGGAGTCAACTACCGTGACACAGCAAGAACCAGACGTACTGCTCAGCGGTTGGGTTAA
- a CDS encoding ABC transporter permease, which produces MTQQEPDVLLSGWVKVSPPRRANFISAISELVTKTLAIAELEVRKLRHDPTDLIVRAVQPALWLLIFGQVFSRTRAIPTGNLPYLDFIAAGILAQSVLFVAIFTGGMTLIWERDLGIVHKFLASPTPRVAMVLGKALACGVRCLSQVVVIYGLAFLLGVKLNLHPLAILQVLLLVMLAAACFCLFSLIIGCLVKTRERMTGIGQLLTMPLFFASNAIYPISLMPDWLKFISHLNPLTYEVDGLRGTMLLNGTSIYGFGLDCTILLLTLIILAIIGGRLYPRVAM; this is translated from the coding sequence GTGACACAGCAAGAACCAGACGTACTGCTCAGCGGTTGGGTTAAAGTATCACCTCCTCGCCGAGCTAATTTTATCTCTGCAATTAGTGAGCTAGTTACGAAAACCCTAGCGATCGCCGAATTGGAAGTACGCAAACTCCGCCACGATCCCACTGATTTAATAGTTAGAGCTGTGCAACCAGCTTTATGGTTACTGATTTTTGGGCAAGTTTTCTCCCGGACTCGCGCCATTCCTACAGGAAACCTCCCTTATTTGGATTTTATCGCCGCTGGTATTCTGGCTCAGAGCGTCTTATTTGTGGCAATTTTCACTGGTGGGATGACGTTGATCTGGGAGCGAGATTTAGGGATTGTGCATAAATTCTTAGCTAGTCCTACACCCCGTGTGGCAATGGTTTTGGGCAAAGCACTGGCGTGTGGGGTGCGGTGCTTATCACAGGTAGTAGTCATTTACGGATTAGCATTTTTATTAGGTGTCAAACTCAATCTCCATCCCCTAGCGATTCTCCAAGTGCTACTGTTGGTGATGCTGGCAGCGGCTTGCTTTTGTCTTTTTTCCTTAATTATTGGCTGTTTGGTGAAAACGCGAGAACGGATGACGGGTATTGGGCAATTATTAACCATGCCCTTATTTTTTGCTAGCAATGCCATCTATCCCATCTCACTGATGCCTGATTGGTTAAAATTCATTTCCCATTTAAATCCCTTGACTTATGAGGTTGATGGCTTACGGGGCACCATGCTGCTGAACGGCACTAGTATCTATGGCTTTGGTCTCGATTGTACAATTCTCTTGTTAACATTAATAATCTTAGCCATCATTGGTGGACGACTTTATCCACGGGTGGCGATGTAA
- a CDS encoding MarR family winged helix-turn-helix transcriptional regulator, translated as MTLDKPTQGTTSEDCAARVMETVPLVMRFIRADMRAHSAAFLSIPQLRSLAFINRNPGASLSDLAEHLGVTSATASATIERLVQRNFVERIADPQERRRVLLNLTQEGKQQLKQSQDQTRAHITDLLKGLTEEQISNIEEGLTLLKNVFEQTEIKSP; from the coding sequence ATGACCTTGGATAAACCAACTCAAGGTACAACTTCCGAAGACTGTGCTGCCAGAGTAATGGAAACAGTTCCATTAGTGATGCGGTTTATCCGAGCCGATATGCGTGCCCACAGCGCCGCTTTTTTATCTATACCTCAGTTGCGATCGCTGGCATTTATCAACCGGAATCCTGGTGCTTCATTATCTGACTTGGCAGAGCATTTGGGTGTCACCTCTGCCACAGCATCAGCAACCATAGAACGCCTAGTACAACGTAACTTTGTCGAACGCATCGCTGATCCTCAAGAGCGGCGGCGAGTGCTGCTCAATCTGACCCAGGAGGGAAAGCAGCAACTCAAGCAATCCCAAGATCAAACTCGCGCTCATATTACCGACCTGCTCAAAGGTCTGACAGAAGAGCAAATTTCCAACATTGAAGAAGGCTTAACTCTACTAAAAAATGTCTTCGAGCAAACAGAAATCAAATCGCCATAG
- a CDS encoding response regulator gives MRELKRILLIEDSANDAELILAALSENHLANEVVVVRDGEEALDYLYRRGLFRLRMEGHPVVVLLDLKLPKIDGLEVLAQLKSDPVMQVIPVVVLTSSREEPDLVRCYKLGVNAYVVKPVDYHEFADAIKGVGLFWAVINQPPLGALPPAPNRQQEKN, from the coding sequence ATGAGAGAACTGAAGAGAATTCTGCTGATTGAAGACAGTGCTAATGATGCAGAATTAATATTAGCTGCTTTGTCAGAAAACCATCTGGCAAATGAAGTAGTGGTGGTACGTGATGGAGAGGAAGCTTTAGATTATCTCTATCGCCGGGGACTGTTCCGGTTGCGGATGGAAGGGCATCCTGTTGTGGTGCTACTCGATTTGAAATTACCTAAAATCGATGGACTAGAAGTGCTAGCACAACTCAAATCTGACCCAGTAATGCAAGTGATTCCGGTGGTGGTGCTAACTTCTTCCCGTGAGGAACCAGATTTAGTTCGATGCTACAAGTTAGGCGTTAATGCTTATGTCGTCAAGCCCGTAGATTATCATGAATTTGCCGATGCCATTAAGGGTGTAGGACTGTTTTGGGCAGTGATTAATCAGCCTCCCCTTGGCGCTTTACCTCCTGCACCTAATCGTCAACAGGAGAAGAACTGA
- a CDS encoding EAL domain-containing protein encodes MLGNEREKIRHLLVIQDLQGQRTVTLREATYSLGRHSANTIVLASRSVSMQHAILLRVTVPESDQYGFQIIDGNYKGKGSTNGLFVNGDRCFSHNLRHGDVIAFGNNQAQAKYYAISNLSEQAFSESCDIEDLFGFLSEQPNPANPFQTLAVDPTFEAASETALARLASFPELIPNPIIEMDFEGTVTYLNPAAALKFPKLRETGMQHPILKGLLSAVKNLEKNSFMREVEVGTEIFEQSVLYLPESDLIRTFIARDITEQKQATAELHQRDRLLQAVAEAANYLLGEMNYETGIERALAVLGEAAKADRAYLFQNHPHPATGEIAVSLRFEWTQSFIEPTHHYWQNQPYEASGLTRWYNVLSSGQSINGLTQTFPVVEQQLLIRDDIQSLLLVPLRLENEFWGYLGLADCTCERHWSRHEESTLLTMAASIIGARQRQQVEEKIRYQALHDMLTALPNRLLFDEMLGKTLPNAIRNGESLAVIFLDLDRFKVINDTLGHTLGDKLLQNVAQRLKDSLRKGDTVARWGGDEFIILLPRVNNIEEVTQVAQRILQTLEDAFYLQGHELYISASLGIALLDRNSPDAETLIQHADTALYHAKDKGRNNYQFYSASLSAKNPELLTLEKSLRYALERKEFSVYYQPRVNITTGEITGMEALLRWQHPEMGLVAPSVFIPLAEQSGLIVPIGEWVLRTACKQNKTWQDAGLPPLMIAVNLSLKQFRQPQLVETVAKILEQTRLDAHFLELEITETTAIEDLDFTRTVLQNLQQMGVHLSIDDFGTGHSSLSRLQLLPLHNLKIDKSFIQDLTHDVKVAHIIKAIVTLGRSLGLRLTAEGVENEEELEFLRSIHCEDVQGFLFYRPLSAQKATEVLESKRPTL; translated from the coding sequence ATGCTAGGAAATGAGCGGGAAAAAATACGCCATCTGTTGGTCATCCAAGACCTACAAGGGCAGCGAACTGTCACCCTGAGAGAGGCTACTTATTCTTTAGGAAGACATTCCGCCAATACTATTGTCTTAGCTTCCCGCTCAGTATCAATGCAACATGCAATTTTATTGCGAGTAACTGTTCCAGAAAGTGACCAATATGGCTTCCAGATAATTGATGGCAACTACAAGGGTAAAGGAAGTACCAATGGCTTGTTTGTCAATGGCGATAGATGCTTCTCTCACAACCTCAGACATGGAGATGTCATTGCCTTTGGTAATAATCAAGCTCAAGCCAAATATTATGCTATTTCTAATCTCTCAGAACAAGCATTTTCTGAATCTTGTGATATTGAAGATTTATTTGGTTTTTTATCAGAGCAACCCAATCCTGCCAATCCTTTTCAAACCCTAGCTGTCGATCCCACCTTTGAAGCAGCTAGTGAGACTGCTCTTGCTCGCCTAGCATCCTTCCCAGAACTGATCCCCAATCCAATTATCGAGATGGATTTCGAGGGAACAGTGACTTATCTCAATCCAGCCGCAGCTCTCAAGTTTCCCAAACTGAGAGAAACTGGGATGCAACATCCAATCTTAAAAGGACTGTTAAGCGCTGTTAAGAATCTAGAAAAAAATTCTTTTATGCGGGAAGTGGAAGTAGGTACAGAAATTTTTGAACAATCAGTTCTCTACCTTCCTGAAAGTGATTTAATTAGAACTTTTATTGCCAGAGATATTACAGAACAAAAGCAAGCCACAGCCGAACTACACCAGCGCGATCGCTTGTTACAAGCAGTTGCAGAAGCCGCCAATTATTTGCTGGGCGAAATGAATTACGAAACAGGCATTGAGAGAGCTCTAGCTGTTTTGGGCGAAGCTGCCAAAGCAGATCGTGCTTATCTTTTCCAAAATCACCCCCATCCTGCCACAGGGGAAATAGCAGTGAGCCTGCGGTTTGAATGGACACAATCTTTTATCGAACCTACCCACCACTATTGGCAGAATCAGCCTTATGAAGCTTCTGGATTAACTCGTTGGTACAATGTTCTCTCCAGTGGGCAGTCAATTAACGGACTCACCCAAACATTTCCCGTCGTCGAACAACAATTATTGATTCGAGACGACATTCAATCCCTACTTCTAGTACCTCTGCGGTTGGAGAACGAGTTTTGGGGTTACCTTGGTTTGGCAGACTGCACCTGTGAGCGTCATTGGTCAAGGCACGAAGAATCCACCCTATTGACGATGGCAGCCAGTATTATTGGTGCGCGGCAGCGTCAGCAAGTAGAAGAAAAGATTCGCTATCAAGCCCTGCATGATATGCTCACAGCGTTACCGAATCGTCTACTATTTGACGAGATGCTAGGCAAAACCCTGCCCAACGCAATTCGCAACGGGGAAAGTTTAGCTGTGATCTTCCTCGACTTGGATCGCTTCAAGGTAATCAATGACACTCTTGGGCACACGCTGGGAGACAAGTTATTACAAAACGTCGCTCAAAGATTAAAAGACTCACTCAGAAAGGGAGACACCGTAGCCCGTTGGGGAGGCGATGAGTTTATCATTTTACTCCCGCGAGTGAATAATATCGAAGAAGTAACCCAAGTCGCACAGAGAATCTTACAAACCTTAGAGGATGCTTTTTATCTCCAAGGGCATGAACTTTACATCAGTGCCAGCCTTGGTATTGCCTTGCTCGATCGCAACAGTCCTGACGCCGAAACACTAATCCAGCACGCAGATACCGCTTTGTATCACGCCAAAGACAAAGGACGAAATAACTACCAATTCTACAGTGCTTCCCTGAGCGCCAAAAATCCTGAACTTCTGACTTTAGAGAAAAGCTTGCGCTATGCCCTAGAACGCAAAGAATTTTCCGTGTACTATCAACCTCGTGTGAACATTACCACAGGAGAAATTACTGGAATGGAGGCTTTGTTGCGTTGGCAACACCCGGAGATGGGATTGGTCGCGCCCAGTGTTTTCATTCCCCTGGCTGAACAAAGCGGATTAATTGTCCCCATCGGCGAATGGGTACTGCGGACAGCCTGTAAGCAAAATAAAACTTGGCAAGATGCAGGATTACCACCCCTGATGATCGCCGTTAATCTTTCTCTTAAGCAATTCCGCCAACCCCAATTAGTAGAGACTGTAGCCAAAATTTTAGAACAAACAAGACTAGATGCTCACTTTTTAGAGTTAGAAATTACTGAAACCACAGCCATTGAAGATTTAGACTTCACCCGAACCGTATTACAAAATTTACAGCAAATGGGCGTTCATCTCTCAATTGATGACTTTGGTACTGGTCATTCTTCCCTCTCACGCCTACAGCTTTTGCCACTCCACAACTTGAAAATCGATAAGTCTTTCATTCAAGATTTGACGCACGATGTCAAAGTCGCTCATATTATCAAGGCGATAGTTACCTTGGGGCGGAGTTTGGGATTGAGGCTGACAGCCGAAGGGGTAGAAAACGAAGAGGAATTGGAGTTTTTAAGATCTATCCACTGCGAAGATGTTCAAGGTTTTCTATTCTACCGACCGCTTTCTGCCCAAAAAGCCACAGAAGTCCTGGAAAGTAAACGACCAACCCTTTAG
- a CDS encoding hybrid sensor histidine kinase/response regulator has product MSVLRFLLLEDSLLDAELTQAMLAEGGIDCELVRVESGAEFLAAISTEAFDLILADYALPSFDGISALEIARNKCPEIPFIFVSAVLGEELAIEALKNGATDYVLKQRLGRLVPSVQRALREAKERRDRQLVEESLQKSEARYRRIVDTSYEGIWTIDSQGRTEFVNQRMSQMLGYAAEEMLGRFIFDFIDVVDGIDTAEKLQWFKKEDSDLKEGRWRCKDGSYIWTLISARAIFNEQHEFLGAIAMLTDITDRKRTEEERDRLLQREKLARAEAEAANRIKDEFLAVLSHELRSPLNPILGWAKLLQSRKFNETALKKALETIERNAKLQAQLIEDLLDVSRILQGKLNLNMASVDLASTIEAAMETVRLAAEAKTIQIETMLDPRVGKVLGDSARLQQIVWNLLSNAVKFTATGGQVNVQLECIDADAQITVSDTGKGIKSDFLPHVFDYFCQGDNTTTRKFGGLGLGLAIARHLVEMHGGTIWVQSPGENQGATFTVRLPLIKDGALIKDDTNPNSAIVASGFSPLMGVEVLIVDDNADSLDFFRFVLEEFGATVIAAASAGEALQTLAQSKPDILLSDIGMPEMNGYMLIEQIRAFEAQAGREKIPAIALTAYAGEIDQQQAFQAGFQQHIVKPVAPEELLIAISSLIKHK; this is encoded by the coding sequence ATGAGTGTGCTTCGTTTCCTCCTTTTAGAAGATAGTTTGTTGGATGCAGAACTTACCCAAGCAATGCTAGCGGAAGGAGGAATTGATTGTGAATTGGTAAGAGTCGAAAGCGGCGCTGAGTTTTTGGCCGCTATTTCCACAGAGGCTTTTGATTTAATTCTTGCCGATTATGCCTTGCCATCTTTTGATGGAATTTCTGCCTTGGAAATTGCTCGAAATAAGTGTCCAGAGATTCCTTTCATTTTTGTTTCTGCGGTATTGGGTGAAGAATTAGCGATCGAAGCTTTGAAGAATGGTGCAACAGATTATGTTTTAAAGCAACGACTAGGGCGGTTAGTTCCCTCGGTGCAAAGGGCATTGCGGGAAGCCAAAGAACGCCGCGATCGCCAGCTTGTAGAAGAGTCTTTACAAAAAAGTGAAGCCAGGTATCGCCGAATTGTTGATACCTCTTATGAAGGAATTTGGACGATTGATTCCCAAGGGCGAACAGAGTTTGTGAATCAGCGGATGTCACAAATGTTAGGCTATGCAGCAGAAGAAATGCTCGGTCGTTTTATATTTGATTTTATTGATGTAGTTGATGGTATCGACACCGCAGAAAAACTCCAATGGTTCAAGAAAGAAGACAGCGATTTGAAAGAAGGTCGATGGCGCTGCAAAGATGGTTCTTATATTTGGACACTGATTTCTGCTAGAGCGATTTTTAATGAACAGCATGAATTCTTAGGTGCGATCGCCATGTTAACCGATATCACCGATCGCAAACGCACCGAAGAAGAACGCGATCGCCTTTTGCAACGGGAGAAATTAGCCCGCGCCGAAGCTGAAGCCGCCAACCGCATCAAAGATGAGTTTTTGGCGGTGCTTTCCCATGAATTGCGATCGCCCCTAAATCCGATTCTCGGTTGGGCAAAACTCTTGCAGAGCCGTAAATTTAACGAAACAGCCCTGAAAAAAGCCTTAGAAACCATTGAACGCAACGCCAAATTACAAGCTCAACTCATCGAAGACTTGCTCGATGTTTCTCGCATCCTCCAAGGTAAACTCAACCTCAACATGGCATCAGTGGATTTGGCATCCACCATTGAAGCAGCAATGGAAACAGTGCGTTTAGCAGCAGAGGCAAAAACCATTCAGATAGAAACAATGCTCGATCCGAGAGTCGGCAAAGTTTTGGGTGATTCAGCTCGCTTACAGCAAATCGTCTGGAATTTATTATCCAATGCCGTGAAATTCACAGCCACAGGCGGACAAGTAAATGTGCAATTAGAGTGCATCGACGCCGATGCCCAAATTACCGTCAGCGACACAGGTAAGGGCATTAAATCAGACTTTTTGCCTCATGTATTTGACTATTTTTGTCAGGGCGACAATACAACAACGAGAAAATTTGGTGGCTTGGGATTAGGCTTAGCGATCGCCCGTCACCTAGTCGAAATGCACGGCGGAACAATTTGGGTGCAAAGTCCCGGCGAGAACCAGGGAGCTACCTTCACAGTGAGATTACCATTAATCAAAGACGGTGCATTAATCAAAGATGATACCAACCCTAATTCTGCAATAGTCGCTTCTGGCTTCTCTCCCTTGATGGGTGTAGAAGTCTTGATTGTAGATGACAACGCCGACAGCCTGGACTTTTTTAGATTTGTCCTTGAAGAGTTTGGAGCCACAGTGATTGCAGCTGCATCAGCAGGTGAAGCATTACAGACTTTAGCACAATCAAAGCCAGATATCTTACTCAGCGACATCGGAATGCCAGAAATGAACGGCTATATGCTGATAGAACAAATACGTGCTTTCGAGGCACAAGCAGGGAGAGAAAAAATTCCAGCGATCGCTCTGACTGCTTATGCAGGCGAAATCGATCAGCAACAAGCATTCCAAGCAGGGTTTCAACAGCACATCGTTAAACCTGTGGCGCCAGAGGAATTGCTCATCGCCATTTCAAGTTTAATTAAACATAAATAA